The Sporomusa termitida genome has a window encoding:
- the bioB gene encoding biotin synthase BioB, producing MAANYIVTLGEMVLGGYTITAAEALALAAAAEEDILLLGAYAHKIRAKFAGPAVEMCGIINARSGLCTEDCKFCAQSVYHQTSCTIFPLISHNTALEKINRLRQDGIRRASLVTSGKGMETDPDFDRIVALIQYISQQSDTGICANLGTVSQEQALLLMRAGVKRYAHNLETSERFYPGVCTTHPYRERFDTLLAAKNAGLELCSGGIIGLGETWEDRIDLALTLRELDVASVPINILNPIAGTAFAAQPPLSPLEILKTFAIFRFILPAKVIRPAGGREINLRDMQGAVMLTGANGLIAGNYLTFSGRDTAKDFTMVYDAGLRPHLGD from the coding sequence ATGGCTGCCAACTACATTGTTACGCTCGGGGAAATGGTCCTGGGAGGCTACACAATTACGGCGGCAGAGGCCCTGGCCCTGGCCGCTGCCGCCGAAGAGGACATTCTGCTGCTGGGCGCTTACGCCCATAAGATCCGCGCTAAATTTGCCGGCCCGGCTGTTGAAATGTGCGGCATAATCAATGCCCGTTCCGGCCTGTGTACGGAAGACTGCAAATTTTGCGCCCAGTCCGTTTACCATCAAACAAGCTGTACCATATTTCCCCTTATCTCACACAATACAGCGTTAGAGAAAATCAACCGGCTGCGCCAAGACGGCATCCGGCGGGCCAGTCTTGTTACCAGCGGCAAAGGCATGGAAACCGACCCGGACTTCGACAGGATTGTCGCCCTCATCCAATATATCAGCCAGCAATCAGACACCGGTATCTGTGCAAATTTAGGCACTGTCAGTCAGGAGCAGGCGCTCCTGTTAATGCGGGCAGGGGTTAAACGCTATGCGCATAACCTGGAAACCAGTGAACGCTTTTACCCGGGAGTGTGCACCACGCATCCCTACCGGGAACGCTTTGACACCCTGCTAGCCGCCAAAAACGCCGGTCTTGAGCTTTGTTCCGGCGGCATTATCGGGCTTGGCGAAACCTGGGAGGACCGGATTGATCTGGCTTTAACCCTCCGGGAGCTGGATGTGGCCTCGGTGCCAATTAACATTCTGAACCCGATAGCAGGCACTGCGTTTGCAGCCCAGCCCCCCTTATCGCCCCTTGAAATTCTGAAAACGTTTGCCATCTTTCGTTTTATTTTACCCGCCAAGGTAATTCGTCCGGCCGGCGGCCGGGAAATAAACCTGCGAGATATGCAGGGGGCTGTGATGCTTACCGGCGCCAACGGACTGATTGCCGGCAATTATCTGACCTTTAGCGGCCGCGATACCGCTAAAGATTTTACAATGGTCTATGATGCGGGGTTAAGACCCCATTTAGGAGATTGA
- the bioB gene encoding biotin synthase BioB translates to MSYKLIFELGAKVLQQEPLTFEEAIRLTTIDEADIPILLGIANKVRITFTGNQVDTCEIINARSGSCSEDCKFCAQSAHHDVQCAVYPLMGQEQLLQAAKKAEAHGAYRFCIVTAGCGMKNDPDFDQITAAIQKIGRETGLERCCSLGILTPDHVKGLKAAGITRYHHNLETSKSFFPQICTTHTYEERVETIKNVKAAGLEVCSGGIIGLGETWEQRVELAFALRDLDVDSIPVNVLNPVLGTALANQKPLPPLEVLQSFAIFRLILPNKIIRYAGGREQALGELVPLGFLSGINGMLIGNYLTTTGRGAAADLETVRRLGLIPIAQ, encoded by the coding sequence ATGAGTTATAAATTAATTTTTGAACTGGGAGCAAAGGTTTTGCAACAAGAGCCCCTCACCTTTGAAGAAGCAATCAGACTGACTACAATTGATGAAGCCGATATTCCGATCCTGCTGGGAATTGCCAATAAGGTCCGGATCACGTTTACCGGCAATCAGGTAGATACCTGCGAAATTATTAATGCCCGCTCCGGTTCCTGCTCTGAAGACTGTAAATTTTGTGCCCAGTCGGCGCATCACGACGTCCAGTGTGCAGTGTATCCATTAATGGGCCAGGAACAACTCCTGCAAGCGGCCAAAAAAGCCGAAGCCCATGGTGCATACCGTTTTTGCATTGTAACTGCCGGCTGCGGCATGAAAAACGATCCTGATTTTGATCAGATTACGGCAGCCATCCAAAAAATTGGCCGGGAAACAGGCCTGGAACGCTGTTGTTCCCTGGGAATACTCACTCCCGATCATGTGAAAGGGTTAAAAGCAGCAGGTATTACCCGCTACCATCACAACCTCGAAACAAGCAAAAGCTTTTTTCCGCAAATCTGTACTACCCATACCTACGAGGAACGGGTTGAAACCATTAAAAATGTCAAAGCCGCAGGCCTTGAGGTCTGTTCCGGCGGGATTATCGGTCTGGGCGAAACCTGGGAGCAAAGAGTGGAACTCGCCTTTGCCTTAAGAGATCTCGATGTGGACTCGATACCTGTTAATGTCCTGAATCCGGTCCTGGGAACGGCGCTGGCCAACCAGAAGCCGCTGCCGCCGCTGGAGGTGCTGCAGTCCTTTGCCATCTTCCGGCTGATATTGCCTAATAAGATTATCCGCTATGCCGGCGGACGCGAACAAGCCCTGGGTGAGCTTGTGCCGCTCGGCTTCCTTTCCGGCATCAACGGCATGCTGATCGGCAACTATCTCACCACAACCGGCCGGGGGGCAGCCGCCGATCTCGAAACGGTAAGGCGGTTAGGGCTCATTCCAATTGCCCAGTAG
- a CDS encoding DUF1294 domain-containing protein, protein MNGEVELLLILWNTVTYGLMRYDKNQARKQGQRISERTLLLCAFWGGAGGIWCGMYSFRHKTKHKAFLIWLPVLFLMNLFGYYYFRWL, encoded by the coding sequence GTGAACGGAGAGGTTGAATTATTGCTGATCCTGTGGAATACGGTCACATATGGTTTAATGCGGTATGATAAGAACCAGGCCCGGAAACAGGGACAACGCATCAGTGAGCGAACGCTGCTGCTCTGTGCATTCTGGGGCGGGGCTGGCGGGATATGGTGCGGAATGTACAGCTTCCGGCATAAGACAAAACATAAAGCTTTCCTCATCTGGCTCCCTGTCCTGTTTCTGATGAACCTGTTCGGCTATTACTATTTTCGCTGGCTGTAA
- a CDS encoding methylenetetrahydrofolate reductase: protein MLISKLGKSFVFTTELGGINGTDIGESIARVRQYQGLDAINIHDCPNARLRMNSIMAAAVIKRETGIETIPHYTCRDRSLLGTQADLLGAHALGIRYLLPTTGDGPQHGPYQSKAVYDYNTAGLIALINSLNQGQDANGAAFTGPTQFTVAATATPAAANMAAELANMEKKTNAGADFFQTQPVYDAGQAEKFINQAKTLRKPVLLGIMPLKSLKMGDFINKHVAGVTVPANILAELEQGKSGFAIACEFIRQVYRQVDGFHIFGMGDVAVTNQLIDFTKKLRGES from the coding sequence ATGTTAATCAGTAAACTCGGGAAGTCTTTTGTTTTCACCACTGAGTTAGGCGGTATCAATGGCACCGATATCGGCGAAAGTATTGCCAGGGTCAGGCAGTACCAGGGCCTGGATGCCATTAATATCCATGATTGCCCGAACGCCAGACTGCGCATGAATTCGATCATGGCCGCTGCTGTTATTAAGCGGGAGACAGGTATAGAAACAATTCCTCATTATACCTGCCGGGACCGCAGCTTGCTGGGAACTCAGGCTGATTTGCTTGGCGCCCATGCATTGGGGATCAGGTATTTGCTGCCTACGACCGGTGATGGGCCGCAGCACGGTCCTTATCAGTCCAAGGCGGTTTATGATTATAATACCGCCGGGCTGATTGCGCTTATCAACAGCCTTAACCAGGGCCAGGATGCCAATGGCGCGGCTTTTACAGGTCCTACCCAATTCACCGTGGCGGCTACCGCAACCCCGGCGGCGGCGAATATGGCAGCGGAACTGGCTAACATGGAAAAAAAGACTAATGCCGGTGCTGATTTTTTCCAGACCCAGCCTGTTTATGACGCCGGGCAGGCCGAAAAATTTATAAATCAGGCTAAGACTTTGCGTAAACCGGTTTTATTAGGCATCATGCCCTTAAAAAGCCTTAAGATGGGAGACTTTATTAATAAGCATGTAGCCGGAGTAACTGTTCCGGCCAATATTCTTGCTGAACTGGAGCAGGGGAAGAGCGGCTTTGCGATCGCCTGTGAGTTTATCAGGCAAGTCTACCGGCAGGTGGACGGATTCCACATCTTTGGTATGGGCGATGTGGCGGTAACTAACCAATTGATTGATTTTACCAAAAAGCTGCGGGGCGAATCTTAG
- a CDS encoding twin-arginine translocation signal domain-containing protein, translating into MSNSTGETNMHLNRRDFIKISAGAMAALAATTLPLPATAKAPAVKATPITLTACLALDPTTMSEKSAYVKSAYEYLLKTANEIQAAGLRRATLEILHNPAPRLMELYPGVAAKEQVRTRLVSAGYIKPTAAVDEFLPPCSNPRQTVLPFYAAPGSGYSSHHSYPGGLATHVAVNVKAALGFFNAYKEVSGLPMDRDIVIAAQTLHDLHKPWVFQWQKDGTARTEYPLAGTGSHHVLSLAELIHRRFPAAVITAQACAHNHPGTAADEQEVVNWLKAAAILAQQDAVSLGLLASDGQTLPLPRRTEGFITHLGDHDWVLSVPAARWMIGKLGEIAQQEYHLTAADLQTAAFYSFRNYIFSQATLEQLYAIWTIKGETALVDTVKTLIRL; encoded by the coding sequence TTGAGTAATTCAACCGGCGAAACCAACATGCACTTGAACCGGCGGGACTTTATCAAGATATCGGCAGGCGCTATGGCAGCACTGGCAGCCACAACCCTACCATTGCCGGCAACGGCGAAAGCCCCGGCAGTAAAAGCAACTCCAATCACGCTCACCGCGTGCCTGGCTCTGGACCCAACAACGATGTCCGAAAAATCGGCCTACGTAAAATCAGCCTATGAGTACCTGCTAAAGACAGCCAATGAAATTCAGGCGGCCGGCCTCCGCCGGGCAACACTTGAAATTCTCCATAACCCGGCCCCGCGCCTCATGGAGCTATATCCGGGTGTGGCTGCGAAAGAACAGGTCAGGACCCGCCTGGTGTCGGCAGGCTACATTAAACCTACTGCTGCTGTCGATGAATTTCTGCCGCCATGCAGCAATCCCCGGCAAACCGTACTCCCTTTCTATGCTGCTCCCGGCAGCGGCTATAGCAGCCATCATTCATACCCGGGCGGGCTTGCCACCCATGTCGCGGTAAACGTAAAAGCAGCTTTGGGCTTCTTCAATGCCTATAAAGAGGTGTCGGGTCTGCCGATGGACAGGGATATAGTTATCGCCGCCCAAACACTGCACGATCTCCATAAACCCTGGGTATTCCAATGGCAAAAGGACGGCACTGCCCGGACAGAATATCCCCTCGCCGGGACCGGTTCACACCATGTTCTCAGTCTGGCCGAGTTAATCCACCGCAGATTTCCGGCCGCGGTTATTACCGCCCAGGCCTGCGCCCATAACCATCCGGGCACTGCCGCCGACGAGCAGGAGGTCGTAAACTGGTTAAAAGCAGCAGCAATCCTGGCCCAGCAGGATGCTGTCAGCCTCGGTCTTTTGGCCTCTGATGGCCAAACCCTGCCTTTGCCCCGCCGTACGGAAGGCTTCATTACTCATTTGGGCGATCATGACTGGGTATTATCTGTTCCTGCGGCCAGGTGGATGATAGGCAAGCTGGGCGAAATCGCGCAACAGGAATATCACCTGACTGCAGCAGACCTGCAAACCGCAGCCTTCTATAGTTTTAGAAACTATATCTTTTCCCAGGCTACCCTGGAACAATTATATGCAATCTGGACGATTAAAGGGGAAACGGCGTTAGTAGATACGGTAAAAACTCTAATCAGGCTGTAA